Within Acidimicrobiia bacterium, the genomic segment GCTTCATTCTTCGCCCTCCGCTACTTCGGTGGTATCGGTGGTTACGTCTTCACCTTCGTCGGCCACGGCACCAGGAGGTGGTGCGCTTGGACGTGGTGGTGGGCCATCGGCACGAGCCGAACGTTCGCCGCGATCGGGACGCTGACCCCGCTGGGTAGTAACCCGGCTGATGTATGGCAACAGGGCCATTTCGCGGGCGTTCTTAATTGCGATGGCAATTTCGCGCTGCTGCTGAGCATCGTTGCCGGTTACGCGGCGAGCCTTGATTTTGGCTCGGTCAGACATAAAGCGACGAAGCAGGTTGACGTCTTTATAGTCAACGTATTCAACCCGCTCTTGGGTAAGCAGACTGATTTTTTTCTTGCTGCGGCGAGCGTTGTCTTTGTTCTTATCTCGCCTTGGTGGTGCTTTAGCCACTAGAAGGGCTCCTCATCCATGTCGTAGGCGGGCGGTTCATTCGGTACGGAGTAGCCGCTACCAGAGCCGCCACCCGAGCGCATTCCGCCGCCGTCACTTCTTTCGTTCTTTGCGATGTTTGCGGTGGCCCAACGTAGAGAAGGGGCCACGTCATCCGCAATGATTTCAACCTTGGATCGACGTTGTTTGTCTTCCGTTTCCCAAGAACGCTGTGAAAGCGATCCATAGACTATGACCCGAGAGCCACGGTTAATGGACTCGGCCACGTTTTCGGCTAACTGCCGGAAACACGTGATATCGAAGAACGACACTTCGTCTTCGCCGTCTTGTTTGCGACGATTCCACGCTAGGCCGAAGGTGGCGACTGCCATCCCACCGGGCGTAAAACGCAATTCAGGGTCGCGGGTAACGTTTCCTACAACGGTTACGGTGTTATCAAATGCCATTGGGATCTCCTCCCTTATCCAGCAACTGCTGGCGCGGCCTCCCCACCGATAAGACCGCGGCGTGCGGCCTCGTTGTCGGGAAGACGCAGAATCTTATGACGGATCGAATAATCCGCAATTTGGAGGAAGCGGTCTACATCAGCAAGATCGGCACCTTCCGTTACGATTTCGAGGACGACGTAGAAGCCTTCCCACTTTTTATCGATCTCGTAAGCGAAACGGCGACGGCCCCACTTGTCAGTGGTGGCGAGCTTGCCGCCTTTGGCGCTAACCATGTCAGAGATTTGGTTAATAACGCCCTGGACAGCCGACTCTTCGAGCTCAGCATCCAGAATGATCATAATTTCGTAGGCGCGCATAAGTAGCGCATCACCTCCCTCTGGACCCAACCAAAGTTGGGGTTCCACACCTTGTGGAACAGGGTCATTAATTGACCGTGCAATGCTAGCGCACCTTCGGGTGAATACCTCCATTTCACCATGATGCACTAGCCCTGTGACATTATGAGTTGCCACGGCACCACTTGTTCGTCCTCCACAGCGCTTCGAAGCTCGGAAGCCACCGCTGTGTCTTGGGCCAATTCCAGCGCGTAATAATAAGGTGCCCGAGCAAAATACTGGGGACAATGCGGCTGGTCGACACAAGGCTCCATGGCCGCCACGTCAACCAAAGTTCCATCGGTGTCAAACCAAGCCACCACCAAGGCTAAGGGTGTGTTCTTCATCCAAAAAGCACTAGAAGAGGTCTGCTCGAAGGTAAACAACATGCCATCGAACGGCTCAATGTTGGCTATGTCCATAAGGCCTTGGGCACGCAACGTAGCGGTGTTGGCCACCAAAACACACAACTCGAAGCTGCGCGATTCTCCCAGACGCAACTCAACCAAACGCGAACCAAACGCGGCCAATTCGCCGTCGCTGGTGTGACAGTTCGTATCAGTCTCCTCGTCTGAGCGAGGGTCTTGCACTCTGCCGTTTGTTTCCTCGGTGCCACCATTTGGCGCCGCTAAGTCTTGGCTTGGCTGCTGAGCATCACCATTTGGCACCGAAGTAGTGCACGACGATAAGGCTGCCAGCAGCGTCGCCGTGGCTAACACCGTTATGAACAGACGCGCCAAAGGGTTAAAGCGTTTGGAAATTTCGATGCCCTTAGGTTAATCGCCGCTTGAACCGTAAAGGCCCAAAGCTTCAGCTTCTGCCTCGCCCAGCTGATACGACTCGGCTTCACCGGGAAAAGCCTTACTACGCACATCCGCAGCAAAAGTACTCAAAGCGGTCACCGCATCGGCGCCTAAAGATGCGTAGCGGCGCACAAACTTCGGTTTAATACGGTCTTCAATCCCCAAAACATCGTGATAGACGAGCACCTGGCCATCACAATCGGAACCAGCACCGATTCCTACCGTCGGCACATCGAGCGAGTCGGTAATTAACTTGGCAACTGGCGAAGGAATTCCTTCTAACACAATTAGAAAACAACCGGCAGCTTCCAATGCTTTGGCGTCTTCAACCAGCTCAAGAGCAGCTTGTGACGTTTTTCCTTGAACCTTGAAACCACCCATTTGATGTACAGATTGTGGCGTCAGGCCCAAATGACCGACCACGGCAATTTCGGCGTCCACAATGGCCTCAACCATGGGCACTCTTTTTCGACCGCCCTCAAGTTTCACCGCTACAGCACCAGCGCGAATTAGCTCGGCCGCATTCCTTACCGTTTCACGGGCATCCACGTGGTAACTCATCCACGGCAGGTCGGCAATTACCATGGCTTTAGGTTTCGTTCTGGCCACTGCGGCGGTGTGGTGCGCCATATCGGCCACTGTCACCGAGAGAGTGGTGTCATAACCAAGAACCACCATCGCTAAAGAATCACCCACCAGAATTAGCTCGGCACCCGCTTCGTCAACACTTCGGGCCGAGGGGGCATCGTAGGCGGTAATCATAACCAACGGGTCATGTCCATGGCGCACTTTATGGGCGCGAACGGCTGGTACCGTGATCTTGCTCATGAGAGCCTCCTTTTTCCGTCCAACGCCAAGGTTGGCTGTCGGCGGTACTTCCACGATATAACGCGGAACCACACGAGCAACTAGCTAAGGCTCATCATTTTCGTCTGGTGGCACCTGGGTAGTGGAGGTAGTAGAGGTAGTGGTTGGTGTCGAAGTAGTGGTGCTACTTGGTGGCGGTTCAACCACAGTTGAAGTAGTGGTGCTACTTGTACCGGGCGAATCCGTCTCATCACTAGTTGTAGAAGTGGTTTCTTCTGTTACTGGCGGACACAGCTCGATTGGGGTCGACGGGTCGGTGGTGTCAGTGCCGTCAACCGGACAGCGCAACACCGTTGGGGTGGTTGTAGGTGCGGTGAGCGTAATCTGGGGGAACTCGCAACGCTCTCGGCCTTCCAGAGCGCGTTGCATAAACGCCCCCCACATTTGCGCTGGGAAAGAACCACCGGTTACCGAAATGCCCCGAAAATTGTTCATTCGTCGGGGCCTTCCTTCAGAGTCAGCACCGGGATAGCCCATCCAAATAGCGGTACTTACCTGGCAGCTGTAGCCGACGAACCAAGCATCACGGTTGTTGGTGGTGGTTCCGGTCTTCCCCGCTACTACCTGGCCCGCAACCGCTGCTGAACGGCCCGTACCGCCGGTCACCACACTGGCCAAAGAATAGGTCACCTCATCGGCTACTTCAGCAGGAATAACCTGTTCACGACGTCGGTAAGGCTCCCACAGAACGCGTCCCGAGGCGTCGGTCACTCGTTCAATCATGATGGGATCACCATGAGCACCCCGGTCACGAAAGGTGGTGTAGGCCGAAGCCATATCGAGAACCGAGACTTCTCCGGCGCCTAACACCACCGAGGGGACATCGGGCAAACGGGCACTGACTCCGGCCTTGCGGGCCAGCTCATTCACCCTGGCTGGGCCAAGGTCTAATATCAGCCGGGCATAAACGGTGTTCGAAGAAACACGCATGGCGTCTAGCAGCGACCACTCGCCGCTTGGCGAACCGCCCCCAGTGACTTCCCAGTCGCTGCCGTTATTAGCGCCTTCGAAAACCGCTTTGGACGGCGCTTCATAGACGCTGGAGAGCTCTTCACCGTCCATTAACGCTCGGGCCAACGCAAAAGGTTTATAAGCCGAACCTGGGCCACGCCCAGAACCGCCACCTCTTTGTCCAAGGGCCAAGTTCACCTGTGAGGTGGAAAAATCTGTTCCCCCTACCATGGCCAAAACGTTGTTGTTCTCATCAAGAGAAACCAACGCCGCCGCGGGATCATCAGGATTGTTCGGATCGAGCGTGCTCGTAATCACCTCGTACGCCGCTTGTTGGAGCGAGAGATCAAGCGTGGTGTACACCCGAAGACCGCCCCCATATGTGGCGGCAGCCCCGAACTCTTCAATAAGAAATTGGCGTACCGCGTCAACAAAATACTCGGAACCGAACTCGGCGCCCTGAACTTTGCCCATACCTTCTCGCGCTTCACGAGGTAGCACCATGGCAGCTGTGGTTTGAGCTTCGGCCTCGGCCATCTGGGCGTCAGTTATCACTCCGTCACTTAACAAACGCACCAAAGCGTTGTGTCGCCGCCGATCAGCTTCTTCAGGAAAACGAGTCGGCTCACCAGTTTCAGGAGCCCGAATCAGACCCGCGAAAAACGCCGCCTCCGAGAGGTTTAACTCGGCTGCTGGTTTACCAAAATAGGTTCGAGCAGCTGCTTCCACACCGTAGGCACCCCGACCGAAGTAAATCGTGTTGAGGTAACGTTCCAAAATTTCTTCTTTAGACAATGAACGTTCAAGTTTCACTGCCAACGCGGCTTCACGAAGTTTTCGCATCAAGGTGCGATCGTCGTTCAAATAGACGTTCTTCACATATTGCTGCGTAATTGTGGAACCACCCTGGGCTACTTTTTTATGTCGCAGGTCGGTCCACAAAGCACGGCCAATTGAAATCGGGTCAACACCGCTGTGGCTAAAGAAATTACGGTCTTCTTGGGCCAAAATAGCGTCAATAACGTTGGGCGAAATGGCGTCCAACGGAACATAAATTCGATTTTCGGCCCCACTCAGTGCCGCCATAGCCGTTTCGGGTCCGCATTCAGTCACCCCAGCGGCACAAATGTATGACGTCTCAACCAGCGGTTCAGCCGGGGGTAGTGGCACTTGGTACAAAAGCCAAACCAAACCGGCAGCACTAGCAATTCCAAGCAACCCAAGCAGGAAGAAAAGCCGTCTCACTCGCCACAAAATCGAACGACGTGGCTCGCTAGAGGTCGCTTTGGTTGATTTAGATCTCTTTTTCAGTTCACCCGTCCGATCAAAAACGTTTGCGCTAGGTGATTCCACCAACAACCAGGACAAACCTCAACGATGTAACAGGTGTACTGGTTGCCTTTAGCGGCCTTAGCCGCAAAGTCACGCAATTCTGCTTTTGATGTTATACAGCGGCCAAAGGCGGGAAGGCGCGGGCCAAAGACGTAGGTGACCAAAACCACGTTCTCGTCTTTGCAGATAGGGCAAATTTGTTTGGTGGGTTCGGCCACCGATTTGGCCGCCCGGCGCAATTCTGGGTGAGCGTCGCAGACTTCGTGTTGCGCAAGCCGTCCACGGTGGTATTGATCGATTACCCATTGCCTGGCCATGCGGTAATCGATCGTGCCGGGTCCTGGCGTACCCGCCGCCTCGCGATGCGACAAAAAACTCACAATTAGACCCTACCTAGGGTTTCCAACGAGACACGACGTCGCCAATACACATCTCAAGGCTGGTTTCACGCGAAACTAGAACTATGGATGCCAAAGCCACACCCTCCATTCAACCGCACACCTTTCCTTTGGGCCTGCCACTTCCCCTGGACCAGGTGCATTATGGGCCAGATATTCCCAACGAGGGCGAGCTGCGACTTCTGGGTGACCTTTCGGGCAAAAGGATTTTGCAGCTGGGCTGCGGTGACGGACACAACACGGTAGCCCTGCATCGTAAGGGTGCCCGGGTAATTGTGGTGGAACCCGACCCCATTCGTGTGAAGAATGCTCGCGACCTTTTTGAGCGTGAGGGCACCCGGGTCGAGATTTTACAAGGCGATGTCGCCGATTTGGCCAGTGTGCGCGCCGAGTCGATTGATATCGCGCTTAGCGTATACACCTTGGCAGGGGTGTCCGATCTGGCCCGAGTCTTTCGCCAGGTACATCGGGTTTTACGGCCCGATCTGCCCTTTGTTTTCTCGCTTCCACACCCTGCTTTCGCCATGGTCGATGTCACCACCAAGCGACCGGTTAAATTAACTCGCTCTTATTGGGAGGAAACACCGCGACCGTGGGCACTGGGCGATGACGACGATTCCGAGGGCATCGACTATGGCCATACCTTTAGCCGTCTCTTCACCTGGCTAACCCGCTCGAATTTTCGGGTCGATATTTTGATGGAACCCGAACCTAAAGATTCCAAAGAGCGCTCACCGTTGTGGGTGGACGCAATGGCCACCGTGCCCTCCACCCTGGTCCTCCGGGCACGCAAGCTAGGTTTCTGATCGGTGTTCCGCCCACCATTCGAGCAGCTGATTTTTTAAGGTTTCCTCGTCCTTAGGGCCTTCTTCTAAGCGAATTTCCAACAAGAAATTCATGGCCTCACCCACCATCGGACCGGGTTTCAACCCCAAGAGATCCATTACCGCTCGACCGTCTAGGCCAGGGCGAATGCTGGCCAGCTCTTCTTTGGCCTGTAGCTCACCAATGCGCTGTTCCAGCTCGTCCATCCGAGCCGCCAAGGCGTCAGCCTTACGTTTGTTGCGAGTGGTGGAATCACAACGGGTGAGCTCAATCAGCTCGGGCAACAGCGGTCCGGCATCACGTACAAAGCGTCGTACCGCAGCATCAGTCCAGCCCATTTGATAGGTGTGGAAACGCAGGTGCATAGCCACCAAAGCCGTTACGGCGTCCACCTCGTCTTTGGCGTAACGAAGCTCGGTCAACCGTTTGCGGGTCATCCGAGCTCCAACCACCTCATGGTGATGGAATGCCACGCCACTATCGGTAATTGTCCGTGTTCGCGGCTTGCCGACGTCATGCATTAAAGCCGCTAAACGCACAATTCGTTCGGGCCGAGTTTTGGCCACCACCGCAATGGTATGAGTTAATACGTCTTTGTGACGATGAATTGGATCTTGTTCGAGGCGCAAAGCCCGCATTTCAGGCAGGAACTGATCCGACAGTCCGGTGTCCACAAGGAACCAGAGCCCAGCCGATGGGTCATCAACCACCAACAATTTGTTCAGTTCATCACGGACACGCTCGGCCGAAACAATGCCTAAGCGATCTTTCATCGCAACGACGGCTTCTACCAAACCCTCTTCGGGAACTAATCCATAGCCAGCTATAAAACGAGCGGCTCGCATCATTCGCAAGGGATCGTCACCAAAGGACATAGCGGGGCTAAAAGGAGTTCGTAGCCGTTTTCGAACCAGGTCTTCCGCACCGCCAAAAGGGTCAATCAAGCGTGGTTCTGGCACCGCTAGAGCCATGGCGTTGACCGTAAAGTCGCGCCTGGCCAGATCTGCTTCGATGTCTGTAGAAAACTCGACGGTCGGCTTGCGTGAATCGGCGGAATAACTTTCGCCGCGATGAGTGGTGATTTCGTAGCTACGCTCACCGAAACGAGCCGCTATCGTGCCAAACTTGATGCCTTGATCCCAAATGGCGTCGGCCAGCGGTGACAAAACAGCCTTAATGTCTGGCGGTGTGGCATCAGTGGTGAAATCTAGATCGGGTTGGGAAAGTTCACGCCCCAACAGCAGGTCGCGCACTATTCCACCCACCAAGTACAGCTTGAATCCAGCCGTGGCGAAGGCCTCGGCTAAGGGCTTTACTTCATTGAGGATGGGTTCAAGACGCTTGGGTACCACGGCGTTCTAAGGTAGCGGTCAAACGGGGTGTCCGCTTAAGCCAAATGGATCATGGCTACATCGTCCACCACGTTACGACCCGGTCCACCCGAGGTGGGCTTTTCTTGATACGAGCGCTCATCAAGCAGTCCCGCCAAGGCCGCCGCAGTGGAATCTCGCAAAGCTTCTAGGTCGTAGCCGCCTTCCAAGAAAGCAATCACCCGGCCTTTGGGTACGAAACGCAACACATCTCGGGTCAGATCGGAAAAGTCACCCGCTGATAGGCCCATCGAGGTCAGCGGATCAGCTCGGTGCGCATCGAATCCGGCCGAGAGCACCAACCAGGTGGGGTTAAATTCAGCCACTTTGGCGGCAAGTACCATATCGATTCCAGTACGCATAACATCGCCCGTCGTTCCGGCAGGTAACGGGAAATTGATGCTCGACCCGCGACCTTCGCCGGTACCAATGTCAAACAACGCCCCGGTGCCGGGATAAAGCGGGTATTCATGGAACGACACGTAGAGAACCCTGGGATCCGCATCGAAGGCAGCCTGAGTGCCGTTGCCGTGGTGGGCATCGTAATCAACTAAGAGAACCCGTTCCCCCTGATTCGCCAAGGTGGCCGCTGTGATGGCGGCGTTCGAAAGTAGACAGAATCCCATGGCACGATCGGGCATAGCGTGATGGCCCGGAGGCCGAACAGCGCAGAATGCGGCGTCCGCTTCGCCAGCACGTAGGCGTTCGATAGCTTCCAATCCGGCCCCAGCAGCTAGCAAAGCTGCCTCCCACGAAGCGGGAACCACGATGGTGTCGCTGTCTATACTTCCACCACCGCCGAGACAGAAACGTTCTAAGGCGTCAATGAAACCGGCAGGGTGTATCACATCAAGCTCTTTCTTGGTGGCGGCCCGTGGCTCAATTTCCACGATGCCGTCTTTTACACCCGAAAGCTCAATGGCGTCATGCACAGCACGAAGTCGGGCTGGATTTTCAGGGTGCCAACTACCGGTTTCGTGTAGTGCAAACTGAGGGTGTGAAAAGAAAATGAGTGACACGCTCTTCCACGCTACCGCTAAATGACACCCGGTAGCTTGCAAATTTCTCGTCGTCTATCCTCACCGCCGACCCATTTTCAGCCAAGATTTAGATGTTGAACCGGTTACCGATACGCCAATACGAAATTTTGCAGTACGGCTCTGATCGCTTGCGAGTCGCTCCGTGGCGCTCCGATTCCTCCGTGGCTGAGATTATCGGCACCACCAATAGCACCCCCTTACGAGTCGCTTCGATTCAAAATGCAATGCGGCTCTTAGAGTTGGCCGGTTATCGATGCGTCATGACCAACGCTTTAAGCGAGACCGAACGTCGAAGCTTTTTACAAGCCGGTTTCGAGGTTTATGAATCACTTCATCTCCTCACCCATACCCTCATCGATGTCCCCAAGCCACGCCGCGGTCAAACGAAACGCGGCTTCACCCGTGATTACAACGCAATTCTCGAGGTCGACACCGCAGCCTTTGAGCCATTTTGGCGTCTGGATGAACGAGGTTTGGTCGATGCCATTGGCGCTACACCTAGAACTCGGGTTCGGATCGCACCTGGTAAGCACGTTTGTGGCTATGCCATAACTGGGCTTTCGGGTTTTCGTGGTTATCTACAACGCCTGGCGGTTCACCCCGACTACCAAGGCTCGGGCATCGGCTCTAGCTTGGTAATCGACAGTCTGTATTGGCTGAAACGTCACCGATGCCAAATAGCCATGGTTAACACCCAAGAATCAAACGAGGGCGCTCTCCGCCTCTACCAGAGCCACGGATTTATTAACCAGCCCTCGGGGTTAGCCGTGTTGCGATATTCCTTTGAGCACCACATATGAGTGAGGTGCGGCCAACGCTTTCCTGGCTTCAGCCGGCCCGATGGCAAAGCAGTGCAATTTGGTTGAACCTGCGGATACTGGCCTTCACGATGGCCGCAGTGATGATAGGACCATTGGTGGTCACTGCGGCCATCATCGTTGTCGCCTCGCCAAGCGCAGCCTCTTCCAGCCTTGCCACCTCAAACACCTCGCCTCATACCGCGCAGCTTCAGAACCAACCTCAAACCGGCGGAATGAATTTCGTTGGTTTAACCACCTGGGTGAAACCCAACGATGAGGTCACGTTACAACTACGTCTTGATGACATTTCGCCAGAAAGTCGCTTGGTGGTGAACCTTCATGGTCGACTACCCATGCGTGCTCGGGTGGCGTCAACGATTGAAGGGAACAATCTCGGTCGGGTCGTTCGCCAGGTTGAGAATTCTAAGGTGACCGAGCTTGAAACTGATGCTCAAGGCAACGTCAGCATCCGTTTTAAGGTTCGTAGTGGTGTTGGAGATACCCAAGCCATTCTGCTCACCAAAGACGGTGTTTACCCACTTGAAATTCAGCTTCGAGACGAGACCGGACAAGTAACCGAATCATTCGTGGTCCACTTTGTGCGCTTGCCAAACAATGAGGTGAACCCGCTCAGCGTGGTGCTAGTACAGCCGCTTAGGTTCGAACCGGTGCTTGATCAAAACGGAGAAGGTCACCTTTCCAGTGCTACCGAGGCCGAATTGCGTTTGGTGACGGAACTTTATCGTGCGAACTCCGATCTTTCCGTCACTTTCCAAGTGACACCCGAAACTTTGGTTGGTCTACGAAGCTCCAACGACCCCGATCGCACCGAGCTTTTCGATGAACTAGCGAACCTCTTAAGCACCAATACGGTCACCGCCGCCACTTTTGTGGAGGTGGATGTGGACGCGCTGATCCAAGCCGGCCTTCGTGACGGCCTTGGCAGTCAGCTGGCGCTAGGTGCGTCCACCTTGGTGACTCTGATGGGGGTGAACAATGAAAGCGGTACGTGGGTAGCTGATTCTGATTTGAGACCGGCCGGGCTAGACGAACTGGCTAAGCGAGGTGTTTCCCGATTAATTGTGTCTTCAGATTCACTAGAGGGAGAACGACCCGAGATTTTGGTGCAGCCTTTCGACCTCGCAACGCCCTCGGGCGGACGCTTGCAGGCATTGGCCACCGATGAAGTGTTGCAAAGTTATTTACAACCGGGTCTCAACCCGGCGCTGGCTGCCCAGCATTTCACCGCCGATATGGCAGCGATTTGGTTCGAACGACCCGCCTACAACCGAGTTGTAGCGGTGGTGTTACCGTCGGGTACTGCGGGGCTAGCACTTTTGGCTGAACTACTACCACAGTTCCAACAAACCCCCATCTTGTCACCCACTGACATGCGAGGTGCGCTTGAAAATGCCGATCCGGCGGCCGCTGACGGTATCGATGCCAAGGTAGAAAACCCCAGCGAACGTTTAGTATTAGCGCTGAAAGATGCCAGCAGCTCGAGCAACTTAAACGGTTTTTCAACCAGTCTCAACCAAGCCCAAAGCTATCTGGCCAGCCACCATTTGGTGTTCGGTCAAAGCGCTCTAAGTCGGCTGCATGAAGAACAACAAATAGCAACGAGCATGGCTAAGAGCTTCACCCCCACCGAGCGCCAAAGCTACCTGGCGGCTTTGGTGGAAGCAGCACGGGCCAACCTTGAGCTATTGGCGGTACCCGACGCTGGTGCGGTTACTTTGGCCTCACGTGAAGGCGTAATTCCCTTGAGCGTGTTCAACTACAGCGGACAACCAGCCAAGGTTCAGTTGAGTTTGGAAAGTGACAAGTTGGTGTTCCAAGACGGAAACGTCATGGAACTAACTCTGACCGATGAGATCACCGCTCTAGAAATACCTGTGCGGGCACGTGCATCGGGTGCCTTTCCCATGCAAGTTCGCTTGGCCACACCTGACGGTGAAATTACCCTCGGTTCATTTCGTTACACAGTGCGATCCACCGCGGTTTCGGGTGTGGGTGTTGGCATTGCGGTTGCCGCGTTAGTAACAATCGGATTTTGGTGGCGAAAAACCACCGTTAAAGCACGTAAGGCCGCTGAATCCTAAGATTTATAAACCCCTGGCTCGGCCGGGGTGAACACTAGGCTTTGGCGACAAGAAATAGGGAGAGCATCGTGACCGTCAGAATCGTTACCGACAGCTCATGCGACTTGAGCCATGAAGAAACCACGGCCTTAGGAATTGAGGTGGTTCCACTCACCATCCGTTTTGGCCAAAAAGAATATGTTGATCGTGAAGAACTTTCGGTCGATGATTTTTATACAGAAATGGCCGCCAACGCTGAGCTACCTGAAACTGCGGCCCCCGCACCTGGTGCTTTTGAGATGGTTTTTCGCAAGCTGGCCGAAGAGGGCGCCTCAGGTGTGGTGTGCATAAACCTTTCCTCACAGCTCTCAGCTACTTTCCAATCAGCGCGCACGGCAGCCAACGCCCTTGAGGGTGGTGTTCCAGTTGCGGTCATCGATTCGAACTCCATTACCGCTGGCTTGGGGACCCAAGTATTAGAAGCCGCCAAAGCCGCGCAGCGCGGTGCCACGGTGGAAGAAATCACCGAGCTGGTAAACAACATGGTGAAACGAACCCATGTCGTAGGTGTTTTGGATACGCTCGAAAACCTTAAAA encodes:
- a CDS encoding DUF6049 family protein, whose product is MSEVRPTLSWLQPARWQSSAIWLNLRILAFTMAAVMIGPLVVTAAIIVVASPSAASSSLATSNTSPHTAQLQNQPQTGGMNFVGLTTWVKPNDEVTLQLRLDDISPESRLVVNLHGRLPMRARVASTIEGNNLGRVVRQVENSKVTELETDAQGNVSIRFKVRSGVGDTQAILLTKDGVYPLEIQLRDETGQVTESFVVHFVRLPNNEVNPLSVVLVQPLRFEPVLDQNGEGHLSSATEAELRLVTELYRANSDLSVTFQVTPETLVGLRSSNDPDRTELFDELANLLSTNTVTAATFVEVDVDALIQAGLRDGLGSQLALGASTLVTLMGVNNESGTWVADSDLRPAGLDELAKRGVSRLIVSSDSLEGERPEILVQPFDLATPSGGRLQALATDEVLQSYLQPGLNPALAAQHFTADMAAIWFERPAYNRVVAVVLPSGTAGLALLAELLPQFQQTPILSPTDMRGALENADPAAADGIDAKVENPSERLVLALKDASSSSNLNGFSTSLNQAQSYLASHHLVFGQSALSRLHEEQQIATSMAKSFTPTERQSYLAALVEAARANLELLAVPDAGAVTLASREGVIPLSVFNYSGQPAKVQLSLESDKLVFQDGNVMELTLTDEITALEIPVRARASGAFPMQVRLATPDGEITLGSFRYTVRSTAVSGVGVGIAVAALVTIGFWWRKTTVKARKAAES
- a CDS encoding DegV family protein — translated: MTVRIVTDSSCDLSHEETTALGIEVVPLTIRFGQKEYVDREELSVDDFYTEMAANAELPETAAPAPGAFEMVFRKLAEEGASGVVCINLSSQLSATFQSARTAANALEGGVPVAVIDSNSITAGLGTQVLEAAKAAQRGATVEEITELVNNMVKRTHVVGVLDTLENLKKGGRIGGAAALLGSMLSIKPAIDISSGAVKEAGKPRTRKKAIQWLADQVLASGEVEQLAIMHGNAPDEEIETLLGILAPRFERENIRIGKIGAVIGTHGGPRVIGACFLADS